DNA from Desulfarculus baarsii DSM 2075:
TGGGGCTCGGCGGCGTTGGGCCCGCTGGCCACGATGGGCGGGAAGGCCGGGCCTTCGCCGCCGGCGTCCTCGATGCGTCGAACGATTTCCAGGGCCACCTCGCGCTCGCTACGGCCGACCAACGGCCCGGCCATGACCTGGGCCAGCACGGCCTCCATCAGGGCCAGGCTGGCCTCGGTGGCCTTGATTTCGCTGGCGTCCTTGAACTTGCGCAGCTCCGAGACAAAGCCAAGCGTCGGTTGCCAGCTCACCCCGGGCAGGGCTTCGCTCAGGCGTTGGTGCTGGCCAAACAGCAGCGCCTCGGCCTCGAAGCCCAGGCGTTTGACGCGCAGTTCATTCAGCAGCACGCCCAGCGAATGGGCCAGGCCACGGGAATAGACCACCACCTCGAAGCAGGGCGCTTGGGCCTGGGCGGTCAGGCGATAGCGAAAGTCGGTCAACAACACGGCGGCGGCCGGGGCGATCAGCAGCGCGCCGGAAGATTCGCCCAGTTGGGTGTCGTCGGGTGAAAAACCGGACAGATACCGGCGGTTGGCCGGCAGGGTGATCAGCATCGCGTCCAGGCCTTGTCGGGCCATCAGGGCTCGCAGCTTGGACAACCGCTTTTTGATCATCATGACTCCATGGGCTGGAGAAGCGATTTATCACGTCTTTAGAAAGTGTTATAACATCCAGCGTGCTTTCAGGCAACACCTCTCGCCGGCCGCGCGGCGGGTAACTGTCTTGCCAGGCGGCGTTTTTCTGGGTATGAAGAAACGCCGGAGGTATGATTATCGTGGATCGTCGCCAGCTTTTCCGCCAAGCCGCCGCCGACATGCTGGCCCTGGACTTGGCCGGTCGGCCGCGCGCGCGCCGCGCCGGCGTGGCCGAGGCCGTGCGGCCCGAGGATCACGCCGGCCAAGTCGCGCCCGAGACGGCCCAGGCCCTGCGGGTCTTGGCGCGGGCGGTGGTCGACGCCGTCCTGGCCACGCCGCGCCAGGGCCTGGACGCGGCCGAGGCGGCGCGCATCATCGAGGCGGCGGCGCGCGAACATCTGCCAACCCAGGCCGGGCCGGCCCAGGCCTGGCGGGCCAAGCTGGCCGGTCGCATCCCCACGTTGCTGGACCTGCCGCGCCTGGCCGAGTTGGCCGCCAGTGGCCTGTGCCTGCCGCCCCTGGCCGTGGTGCGCCAGACCGCCGCCGATGTGGCCATGGTCGGCGGCCGCAGCCCGGAGTTCGCCGAGCTTCTGGCCAAGGTCGAGCGCCTGGCCGGCATCGACCTGCCCGTGGCCCTGGAGGGCGAGACCGGCACGGGCAAGGAGCTGATCGCCCGGCGGCTGCATCAGCTTTCGCCGCGCCGCCAGGGGCCGTTCCTGGCCGTCAACTGCGCGGCCGTGCCCGAGGCCTTGGTCGAAAGCGAGCTGTTCGGCCACGAAAAAGGCGCCTTCACCGGCGCGGACAAGCCCCGCCTGGGCCACATGCGCGCGGCCAAGGGCGGCACGCTCTTTCTCGACGAGATCAACGAGGCCTCGCCGGTTTTTCAGCGCAAGCTCCTGCGGGCCCTGGACCAGATGGCCGTCCTGCCCCTGGGGGCCAGCCGGACTGAAGCGCTGGATTTTCGCCTGATCACCGCCTCTTCGGAGAATCTGGCCCAGGCGGTGGAGGATGGCCGTTTCAGCCGGCCGCTGTTTTATCGATTGCAGGTGTTGTGGCTGGAGCTGCCGCCGCTGCGCCGCCGGCTCGAGGACTTGCCGGCGCTGATCGAGCATTTTCGCGGCCAGGCCTGCCTGGCGGCCAAATGCACCCGTCGCCTGGGCCCCGAGGCCCTGGCGGCCCTTTTGGCCCACGATTGGCCGGGCAACGTGCGCCAGTTGCGCAACGTCGTCATGCGGGCCGTGGCCCTGGCCCCGCGCTTCGAGATCGGCCTGGACGACCTGCCGCCCGATCTGCGGCCGGCGCGGGCCCCGCGCCAGGCGGCCGGCCTGCAACGGCGCTTGAGCCAACTGGGCGGCTCGTTGGCGGCCAAGGCCCCGGTGCTGGCCACGCTGCTGCACGCCAGGCGGGGCGACTTTTTGTTCAACAAAGACCTGCGCGAGGCCCTGGATGTCTCCGACTCCACGGCCAAGGGCCTGCTGCGCGAATTGGCCGAGGCCGGCCTGGTCCAGGCCAGCGGCCAGCGTGGCGGTAGGCGCTATCTGGTTGATTTTTCCGAAGATAAAGAGGAGTAATCATGGCCATTGAAGGACGTTTGGGCCTGGTGGGCGGCGGCAACATGGGCGCGGCCCTGCTGGGCGGCCTGCTGGCCAAGGCCGTGATCGAGCCCGGCCGGGTGGTGGTCGTGGAAAAGGACGCCGCCAAGGCCGCCGCGCTGGGCGAGCGCTTTGGCGTGGAGACCCGCGCCGAGCTTGCCGCCATGGGCCGGGTGAACGTGGCGATCCTGGCGATCAAGCCGGCCGACGTGGCCGCCTGCGCCAAGGCCCTCGGCCCGCTGGTCGGCGAGGGCGGGTTGGTGATCAGCCTGGCCGCTGGAGTAAGCTCCCAGACCGTGGCGGCGGAGCTGCCGCCAAACCTGGCCGTGGTGCGGGCCATGCCCAACACGCCGGCCCTGATCGGCCGCGGGGCCACGGCCATCTGCCCCGGCCGCGGGGCCGACGCGGCGGCCATGCAAACGGCGGCGACGATTTTTGAAGCGGCGGGCCGGGTGGTGGTGGTGGCCGAACGGCAGATGGAGGCGGTGACCGGTCTTTCGGGCTCGGGGCCGGGCTATGTTTATCTGATCATCGAGGCCCTGGCCGACGCCGGCGTGCGCCTGGGCCTGGATCGACCCACGGCCCTGAGCCTGGCCGCGGCCACGGTGGGCGGCTCGGCCGAGATGGTTATGCGCAGCGGCCAGCATCCGGCGGCGCTGAAGGATCAGGTCACCTCGCCGGGCGGCACGACCATGGCCGGCCTGGCCGTGTTGGAGCGGGCCGGCCTGCGTGGCCTGCTGATGGACGCCGTGGCCGCCGCCGCCGCGCGCGGCGCCGAGCTTGCGGGCAAGTAAGCGCCGAGCACAAAAAAAGTCGATCGGCCCGCGCCCCAGCCAGACAGCGAGGAGGCGCGGGCCGATTTTTTGTTTTGGGGCCGCCTCAGCGGCGCAGGCGCGGGTCCAGGGCGTCGCGCACGCCCTCGCCCAGCAGGTTGTAGCCCAGCACGGTGATCAGGATGGCCAGTCCCGGAAAGGCCGACAGCCACCAGCCCAGTTCGATGTAGCTCTTGCCCTGGCCCAGGATGTTGCCCCAGGATGGATCGGGCGGTTGCACGCCCAGGCCCAGGAAGCTCAGGCCGCTTTCGGTGAGGATGGCCCCGGCCACGCCCAGGGTGGCGGCCACCAGCACGGGGGCCATGGCGTTTGGCAATATGTGCCGGAAAATAATGCGCATGTCGCCTGCGCCCATGGCTTTGGCCGCCAGGACAAACTCGCGCTCCTTGAGCGTGAGAAACTCGGCGCGCACCATCCGGGCCACGCCCATCCAACTGGTCAGGCCGATGACGGCCATGATGTTGGCGATGGACGGGTCGAGGATGGCGATGACGGCCAGGATCAAAAAAAACGTGGGGAAGCAGAGCATCATGTCGGTCAGGCGCATGATCAGCCCGTCCACCCAGCCGCCATAATAGCCGGCCAGCGCCCCCAGCGCCGCGCCCAAAAGCGTGGCGATGCCCGCCGAAACCAAGCCCACCTGCAAGCTGACGCGGCTGCCCATGATCATGCGGCTGAGCACGTCGCGGCCCAGGTCGTCGGTGCCAAAGGGGTGGCTCCAACTGGGCGGCAGCAGCACGGCGTCCACGTCGATGCGAAAGGGGTCGTGGGGCGTCAGCAGCGGCGCGGCCGCCGCCACGAAAAGCAGCGTCAGCACCACCAAAAGCCCGGCCATGGCCAGGCGGTTGGCCCGGATGGCCCGCCAGAACGAGCCCCAGGCGCTTTCGCGGTCGTGGTTGCCAGGCGGGGGCGTCATTTTTCGGTCCTCACGCGGGGGTCGACCAGGGCGTAGCCCAGATCGGCCAAGAGATTGCCCACCAGGGTCAGGGCCGCGCCGATGACCAGACCGCCCATGACCAGGGGGTAGTCGCGGGCCATGACCGCGTCGTAGAACAGTTTGCCCAGGCCGGGGATGGCGAAGATCGACTCGAAGATCACCGAGCCGCCGATCAGGCCCGGCAGCGACAGGCCCAGGATCGTCACCAGGGGCATCAGGGCGTTGCGCAGGGCGTGGCGATAGATCACCACCCGCTCGGCCAGGCCCTTGGCCCGGGCGGTGGTGATGTAGTCTTGGCCGATGACCTCGAGCATGTTGCCGCGCATGTAGCGGCTCATGCCGGCCAGCCCGCCAAAGGCCGAAAGGATCACCGGCATGGCCAAATGCCGGGCGTAGTCGGCCAGGCGGCCCCAAAAATCAAGCTGATCGTGGTTGATGCTTTCGACGCCGCTGATGGGCAGCCAACCCAGGTTGACGCCGAAGAGGATCATGCACAGCAGCGCCAACCAGAACGTCGGCGTGGCGAAACCCACGAAGACGAAGACCGTGGTGGCCTGATCGAACAGCGAGCCGCGATGGGTGGCGCTGTAGACGCCGATGGGCACAGCCAGGACGATGATGAAAAGCATGCTGAGCAAATTGATGCCGATCGTCACCGGCAGGCGCTCGGCGATTTTATCGAGCACGGGCCGACCGTCCGGGGCGAAGCTCTGGCCGAAGTCCAGTACGGCCAGGCGCTTGAGCCATGTCCAATATTGCTCGGCGATGGGCTTGTCCAGGCCGTAAAGCTCGATCAGCCGCTGTTGGGCGATCTGGCTGAGCTTGGGGTTGAGGTCGCTGGCCAGATCGGTGGGCGAGCCCGGGGCCAGATGCATGACCACGAAGCTGAGGAAAGTTATGCCGATCAGCAACGGGATCATGCCCAGGAGGCGTTTAAGCAGAAACAAGGCCATGGCCCTAGCGCTCCATGGTCGGCCGCTGAAGGTTCTTGGGCACCCACCAGCGGATGAAATTGTAGGAGATGCCGGCCGGGGCCGGCTCGATGCCGTGGAAGCGCGACTGCACCACGGGCAGGGCGTCGGGCACGTAGAGGAAGGTGTAGGGCTGGTCTTCGGCCAGGATTTCCTGGGCGCGGTCGTAGATTTGCTTGCGCTTGGCGCGGTCGAAGGTCTGGCGGCCCTGTTCCAGGAGCTTGTCCAGTTCGGCGTTTTTGTAGAAAGTGAAGTTTAGCTTGCCGATCTGGTCGGAGTGCCAGACGTCGTAAAGATCGGGGTCGGGGGTCATGGTCCAGGCCAGCAACACGGCCTCGAAACGGCCTTTGTTGATGAAATCGTTGATGAAGGCCGCCCACTCAATGGTGCGCGGCGTGACCTTGACGCCGATCTGGGCCAGGCGGTGCTGGATGATCACCGCGCTGTTTTCGCGGTTTTTGTTGCCCTGGTTGGTCAGCAGGGCAAACTCGAAGCGCTCTCCGCCCTTGTCCAGCCAGCCGTCGCCGTCGGAGTCGCGCCAGCCGGCCTGGGCCAGCAACTGGCGGGCCTTGGCCGGGTCGAAGGGATAGCGCCGCACGTTGGGGTTGTGCCAATAGGTGCCGGGCTTGTAGGGCCCGGTGGCCGGCTGGCCCAGGCCCAGCAGCACGCCCTTGATGATCTCTTCGACATCGATGGCGTGGGCCAGGGCGCGGCGCACGCGAACGTCCTGGAAACGCGGGTCTTTGAGGTTATAGGCGACGTAGGTGTATGACGACGACAGGTATTTGTATTTGCGGAAGTTTTTCTGAAAAAACGGCGTGTCGGTCTGGCGTTGATACTTCAGCGGCGAAAGGACCATCCAGTCGATCCCGCCCGACATCAGCTCCAGAAACAGCGTGGAGTCGTCGGGGATGACGCGGAAGATCAGGCCGTCGAGGTAGGGACGGCCCTCGAAATAGTCGGCGAAATAGTTCAGCTCGACCCGCGCGCCGGGCAGCCAGCGGCCGAAGCGATATGGCCCCGTGCCCACCGGGGCGCGGCCCAGGGGCGAGGTGCGGGGGTCTTGGCCCTCCAGCAGATGGGCCGGCATCTGCGACAGCGACCACGAGGCCAGGGCCGGGGCGAAAGGCTCCTTGTAGCTGACGCGGAAGGTGTAGGGGTCGGGGGCCTCGGCCTTGACGACCTTGAGGTAATCGCCGCCGTAGGGCGTGGGCGTCTTGGGGTCAACCATGAACTGATAGTTGAACAGGGCGTCGCGGGAGGTGTACTCGTGGCCGTCGTGGAACTTGACGCCGCGGCGCAGGTGGAAGGTGATGGTCAGGCCGTCGGGGCTGATGTCCCATGACTGGGCCAGGTCGCCGACGATATTCAAGTCTTTGTCGTATTTTATCAGGCCGTTGTAGCAATAGGCCGACATCTCGTGGCTGGCCGAATCGGAGGTGATCATGGGGATCATGCTGGTGGCGTCGCCGATGGTCCCGATGACGATGCGGTCGCCGTATGACGGGGTCTGGCCGCTCCAGGCGTTTAGGCCTAGGAAGAACAGGGCGATCAGGGCCGCCAGGCCCAAGAGCAGGCGTTTCATGGGCTTATGTTTCGGCTGGGGTTGACGTTCGACGGGCCGGCACGGCCGGCGCACTGGCTAAGTGTATGCGCTAAGCGCTGGACCTGGCAAGCCCTTTGGCCGCCTTGACGCTAAGTTGGCGTGCTGTTACTATGCCTGCATGAACAATGGGAGGCCGCTGCACGGTGAAACATAACAAATGTTGTAAAAACAGATAATAACCTGTGAAACATGAAATCTACCGTGCAGCAGCCGAAGCGCGCCATGGACGGCGCGCCAAATCGCGAGCCTGATTAGGCGAGCGATTTGCGAGGCTTGGCAAAACCGCGCTTTTGCCAAGCCGATGCTGCGAGGGGCAGGACGCCCCCGTGCAGCGCTCTCAATGGTGGAGAAGCGCCCTTGGACGCCGACCAGTTGCTGGAGCTGATCAAAACCCGCCGTAGCGTGCGCCGTTTCGCCGCCGAGGCGCCCGAGGCGGGCCAGGTCGCGATGATCCTGGAGGCCGGACGTTGGGCGCCCAGCGGCCAGAACAACCAGCCGTGGCGTTTCGTGGTCGTCGCCGACGCCCAGACGCGCGGCCGGCTGGCCCAGTTAACCCACTATGGCAAGATTATCGAAAACGCGCCGCTGTGCATCGGCGTTTTTTCGCACAAGCCTTCGCAATACCACCAGATCAAGGACGCCCAGGCGGTGGGGGCTTGCCTACAGAACATGCTCTTGATGGCCCACGCCCTGGGCCTGGGCGCGGTCTGGCTGGGCGAGATCCTCAAAAACGCCGAACAGGCGCGCCAAGTCCTCGGGCTTTCGGATGACTTGGAGCTGATGGCCGTGGTGGCCCTGGGCCGACCGGCCGGCCCAGCCAAGGCCACCGAGCGCCTGGAGTTGTCGGAACTGGTGGCGGAGAGTTATCCTGCCCAACCCTAGCCGCGCGGAGACTGCCGATGAAACCGTCCAAACTGATGATGATGGGCCTGATCGTGCTGACCATGGCCTTTGGCTCGGCCTGCAGCCTGACCAGCCAAAACGCCGGCGCGAATGATGCGTCCGGCGAATCCATGAGCCGTTACTACGATTTCGACGACGTGCAGGTGCCCTCCGAGCTCAAGCTCGACACAGGCCGCTCCAACGTGGTGCGCGTGGCCGATTTCAAGGCCGGCCAGTTGGTGCTCTCGGGCAACCTGGAGCGCGAAAGCCTGACCAACTATTTTCTGGAGTCGATGGCCAAGGACAACTGGTCGCTCAAGGGATCGGTCAAGTACCCTCTGGTGCAGTTGTTTTTCGCCAAGACCGGCAAGGCGGCGATGGTCCGCATCACCGAAAAAACCTTCAGCACCGAGGTGGAGATCTGGGTTCTGCCCTCGCTCTAAGGACGGCTTCATGGCGGAAAAACGGCGCGTGCTGTTGGGCGTCAGCGGCGGCATCGCGGCCTACAAGGCGGCCGAGGTGGCCAGCACGCTGACCAAAAAAGGCCACCCCGTGCGGGTGCTGATGACCAAAAACGCCCGCCAATTCGTGGGTCCGCTGACCTTCGCGGCCCTGACCGGCTTTCCGGTGAGCCTGGACGAGGCCTTGTTCGACCCCGGCCAGGAAAGCGCCATCGGCCACATCGAGCTGGCCCGCTGGGCCGACCTGATCGTCCTGGCCCCGGCCACGGCCAACCTCATCGCCAAGGCCGCCCTGGGCCTGGCCGATGATTTTCTCTCGACCACGCTCCTGGCCAGCGACGCGCCCCTGCTCATCGCGCCGGCCATGAACCCCCACATGTTCGCCCATCCGGCGGTGGGTGAAAACCTGGCCCGCTTGACGGCCAGGGGCGCGAGCGTGATCGGTCCGGGCCTTGGCCCCACCGCCTGCGGCGAGGAAGGTCGTGGCCGCATGGCCGAGCCGGCCCAGATCGTCGAGGCGGCCTTGGGCCTGCTGGGCCCCCGCGACCTGGCCGGCGCGCGGGTGCTGATCAGCGCCGGGCCGACCAGGGAGCATCTGGACCCGGTGCGTTTCCTCAGCAACCCCAGCACCGGCCGCATGGGCCTGGAGGTGGCCAGGGCCGCCCTGCGCCGCGGCGCGGCGGTGACGGTGGTCTTGGGGCCGTGCCAACTGCCCCGGCCCGACGGCGCGCGGATCATCGACGTGGTCAGCGCCGAGCAGATGGCCCAGGCCGTGCTGGGCGAGGCCCCAGGCCACGACGTGATCATCAAGTCCGCCGCGGTCAGCGATTATCGGCCACTGGAATGTCACGCCCACAAGGTCAAAAAAGGCGAGCTGCCCGAGGAGCTCTGCCGTCTGGCCGGCACCGTGGACATCCTGGCCGAACTGGGCCGGCGCAAGTCCGGCCAGATCCTGGTCGGGTTCGCCGCCGAGACCCAAGACCTGCTGGCCAACGGCCGCGAAAAGCTCCGGCGCAAAAACCTCGACCTGCTCTTGGCCAACGACGTCTCGGCCAAGGACGCCGGCTTTGCCGTCAGCACCAACCGGGCCCATCTGCTCCACGCCGACGGCCAGGTGGAAAGCCTGCCGCTGATGAGCAAGGAGGACATGGCCCATCGCCTGCTCGACAGCGTGGCCGACCTGTGGCGGCGGGGCGCGGCGTGAGCCAGGCCCTGGGCCAGCTTGCCGAGAACTTGCGCTGCCGGCGGCGGTTGGGCCTGGCCTTGACGCGGGGCTCGGCCGACGATCTGGCCCGCCTGCTGGCCTTGGCTGGCGCGGCGCCGTCGCCGGTCGCCTCGGTCGCCGCGCCGCCGCCGGATTTGCCGCTGGAGCTTGAATCCATGGCCCTGGCCGTGGGACAATGTAAAAGGTGCCCCTTGGCCCACGGCCGCAACAAGGCCGTCTTCGGCCAGGGGCCGGACGATGCGCGGCTGATGTTCATCGGCGAAGCGCCCGGGGCGCAAGAGGATCAGCAGGGCCTGCCCTTTGTCGGGCCGGCCGGCCGCCTGCTGGACAACATGCTGGCGGCGGTGGGCCTGCGGCGCGAGGCGGTCTATGTCACCAACATCGTTAAATGCCGCCCGCCCAACAACCGCGATCCCCGGCCCGAGGAGGTCGCGGCCTGCCGGCCCTGGCTGGAGGCTCAGGCTCGGGCCGTGGGGCCCAAGGTCATCTGCACGCTGGGCCGGCCGGCGGCGCTGGCCGTGCTGGGCTCGGACGCGCCGATCAGCGCCTTGCGCGGCAACTGGCATGAGGCCCTGGGCGCGCGGGTGCTGCCCACGTTTCATCCGGCCTATCTGCTACGCTCGCCCCAGCGCAAGGGCCAGGCCTACCAGGATATGAAGGCCCTGGCCTTGGCCCTGAAGGACTGACGGCCAACCCCAAACGCGCGGAGGAGGCCCTTGCCCAGGCATTGGTTGACCATCGGGCTGCTGGCGCTGACGCTGCTGGCGGCGACGTCTGGCCGGGCCGATCGGGCGGCCGAAGACCCGCCCACGGCCGCGCCGGTCTGGATCATCGCGCTCGACGACACCGTCAATCCCGCCACGGCCGAGTTCGTGCGCCGCAGCCTGGAGCAAGCCGCTGCCCATGGCGCGCCGCTGGTGGTGCTGATCGTCGACACCCCCGGTGGTCTGGTCGAGAGTATGCGGGCGATGGTGCGGGCCATCCTGGCCAGCCCCACGCCGGTGGCGGTGTGGGTGGGGCCTTCCGGGGCCAGGGCGACCAGCGCCGGGGCCTTTTTGGTTTTGGCTGGCCACGTGGCGGCCATGGCCCCGGCCAGCCATCTGGGCGCGGCCGCGCCGGTGGCCGGAGGCGGCCAGGAGATCGAAGGCGTCATGGCCAAAAAGGCCGCCAGCGACCTGAGCGCCTTGGCCGCCAGCCTGGCCAAGGACCGGGGCCGCGACGCCAAGGCCGCCCAACTGATGGTCACCGAGGCCAAAAGCTACGACGCGGCCCAGGCCCAGGAGTTGGGCTTGATCGACCTGCGGGCCGACGACCTGGCCGAACTGCTGCAAAAGCTTGACGGCCGCAAGGCGCGCACCGCCACCGGCGAGAAAACCATCCAGACCGCCGGCCGCCCGCAACGCCACGAGCAACCGACCTGGTTGGACAAAGTGCTGAGTTTTCTGGCCAATCCCAATATGGCCTATCTTTTGTTGATGATCGGCTTGGCCGGGGTTTACCTGGAGTTCAGCCATCCCGGGGCCGTATTGCCTGGCGTGGTGGGGGCGTTGTGCCTGCTGTTCGCCTTTTTCGCCATGAGCGTGCTGCCGGTTTCCAGCCTGGGCCTGGCGCTGATCGCCCTGGCGGTGGTGCTGTTCATCGTCGAAATAAAAGTGACCAGCTTCGGCCTGCTTTCGCTGGCCGGGGCGTTGTGCCTGGTGTTCGGCTCGCTGATGCTTTTCGATTTCGAGGGTGATTTCGTCGAGCTTTCGCTGGGCGTGATGACGCCGGTGGTGGCGGCGGTGATCGCCT
Protein-coding regions in this window:
- a CDS encoding M24 family metallopeptidase, with the protein product MMIKKRLSKLRALMARQGLDAMLITLPANRRYLSGFSPDDTQLGESSGALLIAPAAAVLLTDFRYRLTAQAQAPCFEVVVYSRGLAHSLGVLLNELRVKRLGFEAEALLFGQHQRLSEALPGVSWQPTLGFVSELRKFKDASEIKATEASLALMEAVLAQVMAGPLVGRSEREVALEIVRRIEDAGGEGPAFPPIVASGPNAAEPHAEPGPRVIAHGETVLFDVGAKVDGYCSDISRTIVAGGRAADDEQFRRVYATVRQAQLEALDGILPGMLGHEADAIARRIIDRAGFKGKFGHSLGHGVGLATHEAPSLGPNSDDMLEEGMVFTIEPGIYLSGWGGVRLEVMAVMEATGCRLLGASEGFLQP
- a CDS encoding sigma 54-interacting transcriptional regulator; translated protein: MDRRQLFRQAAADMLALDLAGRPRARRAGVAEAVRPEDHAGQVAPETAQALRVLARAVVDAVLATPRQGLDAAEAARIIEAAAREHLPTQAGPAQAWRAKLAGRIPTLLDLPRLAELAASGLCLPPLAVVRQTAADVAMVGGRSPEFAELLAKVERLAGIDLPVALEGETGTGKELIARRLHQLSPRRQGPFLAVNCAAVPEALVESELFGHEKGAFTGADKPRLGHMRAAKGGTLFLDEINEASPVFQRKLLRALDQMAVLPLGASRTEALDFRLITASSENLAQAVEDGRFSRPLFYRLQVLWLELPPLRRRLEDLPALIEHFRGQACLAAKCTRRLGPEALAALLAHDWPGNVRQLRNVVMRAVALAPRFEIGLDDLPPDLRPARAPRQAAGLQRRLSQLGGSLAAKAPVLATLLHARRGDFLFNKDLREALDVSDSTAKGLLRELAEAGLVQASGQRGGRRYLVDFSEDKEE
- the proC gene encoding pyrroline-5-carboxylate reductase — protein: MAIEGRLGLVGGGNMGAALLGGLLAKAVIEPGRVVVVEKDAAKAAALGERFGVETRAELAAMGRVNVAILAIKPADVAACAKALGPLVGEGGLVISLAAGVSSQTVAAELPPNLAVVRAMPNTPALIGRGATAICPGRGADAAAMQTAATIFEAAGRVVVVAERQMEAVTGLSGSGPGYVYLIIEALADAGVRLGLDRPTALSLAAATVGGSAEMVMRSGQHPAALKDQVTSPGGTTMAGLAVLERAGLRGLLMDAVAAAAARGAELAGK
- a CDS encoding ABC transporter permease — translated: MTPPPGNHDRESAWGSFWRAIRANRLAMAGLLVVLTLLFVAAAAPLLTPHDPFRIDVDAVLLPPSWSHPFGTDDLGRDVLSRMIMGSRVSLQVGLVSAGIATLLGAALGALAGYYGGWVDGLIMRLTDMMLCFPTFFLILAVIAILDPSIANIMAVIGLTSWMGVARMVRAEFLTLKEREFVLAAKAMGAGDMRIIFRHILPNAMAPVLVAATLGVAGAILTESGLSFLGLGVQPPDPSWGNILGQGKSYIELGWWLSAFPGLAILITVLGYNLLGEGVRDALDPRLRR
- a CDS encoding ABC transporter permease, which gives rise to MALFLLKRLLGMIPLLIGITFLSFVVMHLAPGSPTDLASDLNPKLSQIAQQRLIELYGLDKPIAEQYWTWLKRLAVLDFGQSFAPDGRPVLDKIAERLPVTIGINLLSMLFIIVLAVPIGVYSATHRGSLFDQATTVFVFVGFATPTFWLALLCMILFGVNLGWLPISGVESINHDQLDFWGRLADYARHLAMPVILSAFGGLAGMSRYMRGNMLEVIGQDYITTARAKGLAERVVIYRHALRNALMPLVTILGLSLPGLIGGSVIFESIFAIPGLGKLFYDAVMARDYPLVMGGLVIGAALTLVGNLLADLGYALVDPRVRTEK
- a CDS encoding peptide-binding protein, whose product is MKRLLLGLAALIALFFLGLNAWSGQTPSYGDRIVIGTIGDATSMIPMITSDSASHEMSAYCYNGLIKYDKDLNIVGDLAQSWDISPDGLTITFHLRRGVKFHDGHEYTSRDALFNYQFMVDPKTPTPYGGDYLKVVKAEAPDPYTFRVSYKEPFAPALASWSLSQMPAHLLEGQDPRTSPLGRAPVGTGPYRFGRWLPGARVELNYFADYFEGRPYLDGLIFRVIPDDSTLFLELMSGGIDWMVLSPLKYQRQTDTPFFQKNFRKYKYLSSSYTYVAYNLKDPRFQDVRVRRALAHAIDVEEIIKGVLLGLGQPATGPYKPGTYWHNPNVRRYPFDPAKARQLLAQAGWRDSDGDGWLDKGGERFEFALLTNQGNKNRENSAVIIQHRLAQIGVKVTPRTIEWAAFINDFINKGRFEAVLLAWTMTPDPDLYDVWHSDQIGKLNFTFYKNAELDKLLEQGRQTFDRAKRKQIYDRAQEILAEDQPYTFLYVPDALPVVQSRFHGIEPAPAGISYNFIRWWVPKNLQRPTMER
- a CDS encoding nitroreductase family protein, whose product is MDADQLLELIKTRRSVRRFAAEAPEAGQVAMILEAGRWAPSGQNNQPWRFVVVADAQTRGRLAQLTHYGKIIENAPLCIGVFSHKPSQYHQIKDAQAVGACLQNMLLMAHALGLGAVWLGEILKNAEQARQVLGLSDDLELMAVVALGRPAGPAKATERLELSELVAESYPAQP
- the coaBC gene encoding bifunctional phosphopantothenoylcysteine decarboxylase/phosphopantothenate--cysteine ligase CoaBC translates to MAEKRRVLLGVSGGIAAYKAAEVASTLTKKGHPVRVLMTKNARQFVGPLTFAALTGFPVSLDEALFDPGQESAIGHIELARWADLIVLAPATANLIAKAALGLADDFLSTTLLASDAPLLIAPAMNPHMFAHPAVGENLARLTARGASVIGPGLGPTACGEEGRGRMAEPAQIVEAALGLLGPRDLAGARVLISAGPTREHLDPVRFLSNPSTGRMGLEVARAALRRGAAVTVVLGPCQLPRPDGARIIDVVSAEQMAQAVLGEAPGHDVIIKSAAVSDYRPLECHAHKVKKGELPEELCRLAGTVDILAELGRRKSGQILVGFAAETQDLLANGREKLRRKNLDLLLANDVSAKDAGFAVSTNRAHLLHADGQVESLPLMSKEDMAHRLLDSVADLWRRGAA
- a CDS encoding uracil-DNA glycosylase; this translates as MSQALGQLAENLRCRRRLGLALTRGSADDLARLLALAGAAPSPVASVAAPPPDLPLELESMALAVGQCKRCPLAHGRNKAVFGQGPDDARLMFIGEAPGAQEDQQGLPFVGPAGRLLDNMLAAVGLRREAVYVTNIVKCRPPNNRDPRPEEVAACRPWLEAQARAVGPKVICTLGRPAALAVLGSDAPISALRGNWHEALGARVLPTFHPAYLLRSPQRKGQAYQDMKALALALKD
- a CDS encoding NfeD family protein produces the protein MPRHWLTIGLLALTLLAATSGRADRAAEDPPTAAPVWIIALDDTVNPATAEFVRRSLEQAAAHGAPLVVLIVDTPGGLVESMRAMVRAILASPTPVAVWVGPSGARATSAGAFLVLAGHVAAMAPASHLGAAAPVAGGGQEIEGVMAKKAASDLSALAASLAKDRGRDAKAAQLMVTEAKSYDAAQAQELGLIDLRADDLAELLQKLDGRKARTATGEKTIQTAGRPQRHEQPTWLDKVLSFLANPNMAYLLLMIGLAGVYLEFSHPGAVLPGVVGALCLLFAFFAMSVLPVSSLGLALIALAVVLFIVEIKVTSFGLLSLAGALCLVFGSLMLFDFEGDFVELSLGVMTPVVAAVIAFFAGVAYLAGRAQMATSATGAEGLIGARGRVSRRAGWVVVRGELWRARGAEGLAADAAVVVRRLDGLELVVEPLADETRADET